From the Leptolyngbya sp. O-77 genome, one window contains:
- a CDS encoding helix-turn-helix domain-containing protein, translated as MREFAKQRGWTLREVAERAGLNYSTVKNYVQRDAMTMTDYTAIRRLAIAFDVSIEDLVEILEE; from the coding sequence ATTCGAGAATTTGCAAAGCAGCGGGGCTGGACGCTCCGAGAAGTTGCCGAACGCGCCGGACTGAACTACAGCACCGTCAAAAACTACGTGCAGCGCGACGCAATGACCATGACTGATTACACAGCAATTCGCAGACTGGCGATCGCCTTCGACGTGTCAATCGAGGATTTAGTTGAAATTCTAGAAGAATAG
- a CDS encoding transglutaminaseTgpA domain-containing protein, which translates to MANPVSQRQGNWLNGKALWAQMQRRLGDLDSSEPPEDSLPLRVLVQAMVIVGIIAVDVSAADTTDALGVSLWAVPMSAVGAAWSWSRRRSRNIPVKFCIAIAMLIALAVFFVRLVAERNDTRMALAELLIQLQVFHSFDLPRRKDLGYSIVIGLILMGVAATLSQTFWFAPLLIAFVALGIPVLVLDYRSQLGVAPKTMRRIHQSLPLRPLAGVLGITLALGLVIFAFLPRLPGYQLRAFPVSAPIQFEGQFDGGTIINPGYVREGRASTGSGTGANGNVQGGPGEVDADFYYGFNRQMNQNLRGSLTPKVVMRVRSQSEGFWRVMAFDRYTGQGWEVSRDGENDVQVLERSPWTYRQILPWSVTLNQTREVIQTFTVVADLPNLVPALYEAKELYFPTRQIAIDPEGSLRSPIPLSEGLTYTVVSEVPFRDRTQLRNAPTVNPPTITDYYLNVPAAIAPRIRQTAEEALAKSPTPITAPYEKALYLAQYLKQNYRILPDLPFLEEGEDLVEAFLYKYQGGYPDHFSTVLTVMLRSLGIPARLVVGFGAGEFNPFTGYYVVRNTDAFAMTEVYFHKYGWFAFNPIPGGDVIPTSVEESQVFAALKKFWEWIAGWLPSPVSGFLNGLLEAIAQGFGWAMSTLTRWFTQGWVGLLTGLMGLTVAAFLGWLGWSGWTAWRDRRWLKSLAPAEALYQEMLRWLAEQHIRKTPSDTPLEFARTAQQQQPAHGELIYQIAQSYVTWRYGGQVGDLSRLRQRLQRVRQEGRSLPARLRGSSRRKVRS; encoded by the coding sequence ATGGCGAATCCGGTTTCGCAGCGGCAGGGTAACTGGTTGAACGGCAAAGCGCTCTGGGCGCAGATGCAGCGGCGGCTTGGCGACTTGGATTCCTCGGAGCCGCCAGAAGATTCGCTGCCGCTGCGGGTGTTGGTGCAGGCGATGGTGATCGTCGGCATCATTGCGGTGGATGTGTCGGCGGCAGATACGACCGATGCGCTGGGCGTGAGCCTGTGGGCGGTGCCGATGAGCGCGGTGGGCGCGGCCTGGAGCTGGTCGCGTCGCCGCAGCCGCAACATTCCGGTGAAATTTTGCATTGCGATCGCCATGCTGATTGCGCTGGCGGTCTTTTTTGTGCGGCTGGTGGCCGAGCGCAACGACACGCGCATGGCCCTGGCGGAACTGCTGATCCAGCTTCAGGTCTTTCACAGCTTTGACCTGCCGCGCCGCAAAGACCTGGGCTATTCCATTGTGATTGGGCTGATCCTAATGGGCGTGGCGGCCACTCTCAGCCAGACCTTCTGGTTTGCGCCGCTGCTGATTGCCTTTGTGGCTTTGGGCATTCCGGTGCTGGTGCTGGACTATCGCTCCCAGCTTGGGGTTGCTCCCAAGACGATGCGGCGCATTCACCAGAGCTTGCCGCTGCGGCCGCTGGCAGGCGTGCTGGGCATTACGCTGGCGCTGGGGCTGGTGATTTTTGCCTTTTTGCCCCGCCTTCCGGGTTATCAACTGCGGGCGTTTCCGGTCAGTGCGCCCATCCAGTTTGAAGGCCAGTTTGACGGCGGCACGATTATCAACCCTGGCTATGTGCGTGAGGGTCGCGCCAGTACGGGCAGCGGCACGGGTGCAAATGGCAACGTGCAGGGCGGGCCGGGCGAGGTGGATGCAGATTTTTACTATGGCTTTAATCGCCAGATGAATCAGAATCTGCGTGGTTCGCTGACTCCCAAGGTGGTGATGCGCGTGCGATCGCAGTCCGAGGGCTTTTGGCGCGTGATGGCGTTTGACCGCTACACGGGGCAGGGCTGGGAAGTGTCGCGGGATGGGGAAAACGATGTGCAGGTGCTAGAGCGATCGCCCTGGACCTATCGCCAAATTCTGCCCTGGTCAGTGACGCTGAACCAAACGCGGGAAGTGATTCAGACCTTTACTGTGGTTGCAGATTTGCCCAACCTAGTGCCCGCCCTCTACGAGGCCAAGGAACTTTACTTTCCCACGCGGCAAATTGCCATCGATCCCGAAGGATCGCTGCGATCGCCCATTCCGCTGTCGGAAGGGCTGACCTACACGGTGGTGTCGGAGGTGCCTTTCCGCGATCGCACCCAGTTGCGGAATGCCCCGACTGTCAACCCGCCGACCATTACTGACTATTACCTAAATGTGCCAGCGGCGATCGCCCCCCGCATCCGCCAGACCGCAGAAGAGGCGCTGGCCAAGTCACCCACGCCGATCACCGCGCCCTACGAAAAAGCCCTCTACCTGGCACAATATCTCAAACAAAACTACCGCATTCTGCCCGATCTGCCATTCTTAGAAGAGGGCGAGGATTTGGTCGAGGCATTTCTCTACAAGTACCAGGGCGGCTATCCCGACCACTTTTCTACGGTGCTAACCGTCATGCTGCGCTCCCTTGGCATTCCGGCGCGGCTAGTGGTGGGCTTTGGCGCAGGCGAGTTCAATCCTTTTACGGGCTATTACGTGGTGCGAAACACCGATGCCTTTGCCATGACGGAGGTATATTTCCACAAATATGGCTGGTTTGCCTTTAACCCGATTCCCGGCGGAGACGTGATCCCCACCTCGGTCGAAGAGTCGCAGGTGTTCGCCGCGCTGAAGAAGTTTTGGGAATGGATCGCAGGCTGGCTGCCGTCTCCTGTATCGGGCTTTTTGAACGGGCTGCTGGAGGCGATCGCCCAGGGCTTTGGCTGGGCCATGTCTACCCTGACTCGCTGGTTTACCCAGGGCTGGGTGGGGCTGCTGACGGGGCTGATGGGCCTCACGGTGGCGGCATTTTTGGGCTGGCTGGGCTGGAGCGGCTGGACGGCCTGGCGCGATCGCCGCTGGTTGAAGTCTCTGGCTCCGGCGGAGGCGCTCTATCAGGAAATGCTGCGCTGGCTCGCCGAACAGCACATTCGCAAGACCCCCAGCGACACCCCCCTGGAGTTTGCCCGCACCGCCCAGCAGCAGCAGCCCGCCCACGGGGAACTCATCTACCAGATTGCTCAGTCCTACGTAACGTGGCGCTATGGCGGCCAGGTGGGCGATCTGTCGCGCTTGCGGCAGCGCTTGCAGCGGGTAAGACAAGAAGGGCGATCGCTCCCAGCCCGCCTCCGAGGCTCATCGCGCAGAAAAGTTCGATCCTAG